The segment CGTTTTGGCGTGATTGGATTCGGCGCTTGGGGCAAGTGCCACGCCGCGGCGATCAACAACACCGCAGGCGCCGAAGTCGTCGCCGTCGCAGCGAAGTCGGAAAAGACTTGCGCCGAAGGTCGCGAACTTTATCCGAAAGCTTCGGTCTACGGCGACTATCGCCAACTGCTGGACCAGGACGATATCGACGTGGTCACCGTGGTGATCCCGAGCTATCTCCACTTCGAGGTCGCCAAGGCGGTATTGGAATCGGGGAAGCATCTGCTGTTGGAAAAGCCGATGTGCCTGACGATCGCCGATTGCCAGGCTCTCAATCAACTGGCGCAGGAGAAGAATCTTCTGCTGGCGGTCGGGCACGAGTTGCGGCTTTCTTCCCTCTGGTCAAGAGTGAAGCAAGAGATCGACGCCGGCGCCATCGGTCAGCCGCAATATGCGTTGGTAGAGCTCTCTCGCAAACCGTATCGCCTGGGCGCTGACGGTTGGCGTTACGATATCGACCGCGTCGGAAACTGGATTCTGGAAGAGCCGATTCATTTCTTCGACTTGGCCCGTTGGTATTTGAGCTCGGCCGGCATGCCGACTTCGTTGTTCGCTACCGCCAACTCGCGTCAGGCGGGGCATCCCGAGCTGCAGGACAACTTCAGCGCGATCGTAAACTTTAAGGGGGGCGAATTTGCAGTCGTATCGCAGTCCCTTTCGATGTTTGAACATCACCAGACCGCGAAAGTCGCTGGGACGGAAGGATCGCTCTGGGCGAGTTGGAGCGGCGCCATGGATCGGACGCGACATCCCAGCTTCTTCCTTAAGGCCTCCAGCGGCGAAACCGTTCGAGAAATCCCGATCGAAAAGATCACCGGCGAGATCTTTGAACTCGAGGATCAGGTTGCGATGTTGCGGGACGCCATCCGCGATGGCAAGCCGCTGTCGACGACGGCGGAAGACGGGATGTGGTCGGTGGCGATGTGTCTGGCCGCGCAGAAATCGGTCGAATCAGGACAACCGATCGCCATGAGCGACATCCTCTAGTTCACCTTCTCCTTCCTTGTCTTCCTTCCTGCTAACTCGCTCGTCATTCCCCTTTTCTCCTCTCCCCCTTCGTAAGCGAAATGAAGCCATGGACTCTCCTTCTCCCGCGTCGCGACCATGGTATCACGAGGTAACGCGTTACCAATGGTTGGTCCTGATCATCGCTTCGGCTGGTTGGGTGTTTGATGTTTATGAAGGGCAGATCTTCAACATCACTCGCAATCAGATGCTCAGCGATATCGTCCCCAACGCAGAGGCGAACGTGAAATGGTATGGGGACTTCTTCCTGGCGATCTTCCTGTTCGGTGGAACCGTTGGAGGACTGCTGGCCGGCACGCTGGCTGATCGCTTCGGCCGGCGTCCGATCATGATCGCGACGATCCTGGCCTACTCCGTGTTTTCCGGTTTGACCTTTTTCGCTACGGAACTTTGGCACGTCGCCATTCTGCGATTCCTGGTCGCCGTCGGTGTTGGCGGAGAATGGGCGGTCGCCGCGAGTCTGGTGGCTGAGGTCTTTCCGCCAAAGGCGCGGGCCCAGGCCTCCGGCATCTTCCATTCGACCAGCATCCTGGGAACGTGGCTGGCGGCTCTCGCCGGCTTGGCGGTTGGAGTGAATTGGCAATACGCATACCTGGTCGGCATCTTGCCTGCCTTGTTGATCGTCTGGGTTCGTTCGGCGGTCCAAGAACCGGAACGTTGGCAAGAAAAGAAGGATGCGGCGAAGTCGTCCACGGGACCGGAAAAACTGGGAAGCTTTCGGCAATTGCTGTTGGCCAGTCCTTGGAGTTTTCGCGCATTCATGGGAATGGGCCTGGCTGCGGTTGGACTCGGAACGTTTTGGGCGGTGACCGTCTCTGGGCAAGATCTGATGCGCGAGTTGTTGCTACGGAATGACGTCTCTCCAGAGGGAGCGTCGCAACAAGCGAAGTTCGCGTACGGCATCGTTCAAGCGGCGGGGGGCGGCATTGGGCTGCTTTCGTTCGGTCCGCTCGCTGCGAGATTCGGGCGCAAGCCGGCCTTCATTTTCTTTCAGCTCGCGGCGCTAGCGATCGTGCCGATCGTCTGCTATCTGCCGCAGACCTATTGGCAGCTTTTGTTCCTCTTGCCGTTCTTTGGTTTCTTCACGCTGGGGATTCATGCCGGCTACGCAATTTATTTTCCGGAACTGTTTCCGACGCACCTGCGCGCTACCGGGACCAGCTTTTGCTTTAACGGGGGAAGAGTCGTCGCCGTCCCGGTTCTGCTCACCGCCGGTACGCTGAAATCGGAGATCGATTTGCGACTCGCGGTCAGTTTACTGGCGCTCCTTTTCCTGGTGGGAGTGGTCATCATGTTGTTTTTGCCGGAAACTAAAGGGCAAGAATTGCCTGAGTAGATTCGCGTCCTGGAAAGAATTGAATTTGATACTGTTGTTGATCCCCCTGGTTATCTTCCTCGCCGCGATCGTCCAGGGAACGATCGGCTTTGGCTATGCGATCGTTAGTCTTGCTCTCTTCTCTTACTTTCTTGACTTTCGCGAAGCCA is part of the Blastopirellula sediminis genome and harbors:
- a CDS encoding Gfo/Idh/MocA family protein — protein: MASSPVRFGVIGFGAWGKCHAAAINNTAGAEVVAVAAKSEKTCAEGRELYPKASVYGDYRQLLDQDDIDVVTVVIPSYLHFEVAKAVLESGKHLLLEKPMCLTIADCQALNQLAQEKNLLLAVGHELRLSSLWSRVKQEIDAGAIGQPQYALVELSRKPYRLGADGWRYDIDRVGNWILEEPIHFFDLARWYLSSAGMPTSLFATANSRQAGHPELQDNFSAIVNFKGGEFAVVSQSLSMFEHHQTAKVAGTEGSLWASWSGAMDRTRHPSFFLKASSGETVREIPIEKITGEIFELEDQVAMLRDAIRDGKPLSTTAEDGMWSVAMCLAAQKSVESGQPIAMSDIL
- a CDS encoding MFS transporter is translated as MDSPSPASRPWYHEVTRYQWLVLIIASAGWVFDVYEGQIFNITRNQMLSDIVPNAEANVKWYGDFFLAIFLFGGTVGGLLAGTLADRFGRRPIMIATILAYSVFSGLTFFATELWHVAILRFLVAVGVGGEWAVAASLVAEVFPPKARAQASGIFHSTSILGTWLAALAGLAVGVNWQYAYLVGILPALLIVWVRSAVQEPERWQEKKDAAKSSTGPEKLGSFRQLLLASPWSFRAFMGMGLAAVGLGTFWAVTVSGQDLMRELLLRNDVSPEGASQQAKFAYGIVQAAGGGIGLLSFGPLAARFGRKPAFIFFQLAALAIVPIVCYLPQTYWQLLFLLPFFGFFTLGIHAGYAIYFPELFPTHLRATGTSFCFNGGRVVAVPVLLTAGTLKSEIDLRLAVSLLALLFLVGVVIMLFLPETKGQELPE